The window ACAACTTTCTAACCAATTGTACAGAGACATTGGACAAGGAATAATACAAACAATATAATTATGTATGTTTATTTAGCTGTTTTAAAAGAAGATGTAATACTTAATAAAGATGTATTGAGTTACTTTGCAGACATGAATTTTACGCTACTTGCTTACTACCCAAAGTTAAGTATCATAAAAATTGAAAGCAAAGTTTCATTAAAAGACGTTACAGTAAGGTATATAAGTTCAATTGAACAAGAAAAAACTATAAATCTATAGTTTTTTCTTGGATCAAAAACTTTATATTTTCTTTAACTTAAAAGTTAAGTACTTTTATCAAACTTTACTGATTGAATTTAAAAATACTTATATTAAAAATGGAGAAGCATTTACTACTAATTATTTCTATCCTAACCATATTAAGCTGTAAAACAGCAGAAAAAAGCAGTCAAGAAGTAATTGATCCTGTTGAGTATTCAATGGATACTAATGCTGATTTCTTATCAGAATATCCAGAAATAAATGCTATTTCAATAGGAATTTTTAAAGATGGAAAAAAACTCACCAAATATTACGGCGAAATTGATAAAGGAAAAAATAACAAACCAAATGACAATTCTCTTTTTGAAATTGCGTCAGTAACAAAAACATTTACTGGATTTTTAACTGCACAAGCTGTTTTAGAAGGGAAACTAAATTTAGAAGATGATATTAGAAAATATTTAAATGGCTCTTATCCTAATTTAGAATACCAAAGTCAACCCATTAAAATTAAAAATTTACTAACACATTCAGCAGGTTTTACACGTGATTTTTCTTCAACCTTGCAAAAATTTTTCTTAGATGATATTTCAGAAAGTGATGAAAAAGAACTCAGAACTTACAATAAAGAAAAACTTTTAGAAGACTTAAATAACTTTGAACTTAATACAACTCCAAACACTACTTACAACTACTCTCCTATTGTTGGTCCTGAAATTTTAGCAATACTTCTTGAAAACGTTTATCAAAAACCATATTCAACGCTTTTAAATGAATTCATTTTAAAAAAGATTGGCATGGAAAATACAGCGATTCATTTAGATGAAAATGCTAAAAAACATATAGTAAATGGCTACACTGATAAAGGTAAATTAGTAAAACCTGCAATTGAAATTTTAAACGGAGCAGGTGGCGGAATAAAATCAACAATTCCAGATTTACTAAAGTATATTGAATACTTATTGGAAAGCAAAAACCCTGTAATTAAAGAAATGAAAAAGCCTTTGTTTTATGACAAAGAAGACGATGAAGATTACGGTTATTTTTGGCGTTTAAACGATAAAGATATATTACATAACGGCGGAACAGGCGGAAGTGCAAATTGGGTAATTATATTACCAGAATCTAACTGTGGTTTTACAGTTCATATTAATTCTAACGGAGATACCTCAGGAGATTTAATAAATGCTATTGCTTTTAATATCTATAGAGATATGGCGAGCTACCCAGAAAAAAACATGCATCAACCTGTTAGAAAAGCAATTTTAGAAAACACAAAAAACGGTATACTTTATTATAAAAATTTAAAGAAAAACAACCCGTCTAACTATAACTTTCACGATAAAAACGTATTAAATAATATTGGTTACGATTTACTTGGTGAAAACAGAATTACTGATGCAATACAGGTATTTCAATTATTAGTTACTGAATTTCCCAACTCAGCAAATGCGTATGACAGTTTAGGTGAAGGTTATTATAAAAACAAACAATACAATTTATCTTTAATAAACTATAAAAAATCTCTGGAGTTAAATCCAAAAAGTACAAATCCAGTAAAAATGATTGAGAAAATTAATGAGATTTTAAATGAAGAATAATTAATTATCAAACGGTAACAATTCTCTATTTTCTATTGCTTCCTCAATATCTACAGTAATATATCTGTGGCTATTGAAAAACTTCCTAGAATTAACAAGTTTAATTATTGCAACACGTTTTCCTTTATTGTCTTGTTTTATTGAAGTTATTATAACTTTTTCTCCCTTAATATTTTTATAATTTGCTAATCCTCCTTTTTTTATAATAAAATTATCTTTTGGAAAATTAATATGCTTATAATTATTAAATTTTACACTTCCTATAATAAATATATCTCCAGAGTTAAAATCTGATTCTGAACTCTGAGAAAACATAAAGAGAGTAATAAAAAATGCTAAAACTGTACTTAAAATATTATTTTTCATAAAGCCAAAGTTTAAAATTAATGGTTGTTAAATATAATAAAATTGTAATAGTTGTTAAAATGATTGAGTAAAAAAATTACACGACAAACATCAACTAACCTCTTCAAAAACATCTTTTTTCTTCCCCATAAACACCTGCAAAATAATTGCAATAAACATCACCAAACCACAACCTAAAGCGTTGAGCCATAAATACGGTAACCAATCTAAAAGAAATACCCAGACAATCAATGCCTGCGTAATTAAAGCAGCTATAAAAACTGCGTTTCCTTTCACAAATTTTATAAAGAAAGCAAGTAAGAAAATACCCAAGACATTTCCATAAAAAATAGAACCAATAATATTTACTAATTGAATTAAATTATCAAATAAATTGGCAACACAAGCAACGGAAATAGCTATAAGTCCCCAAAGTAGTGTAAACCATTTAGACGCTTTTACATAATGTTCATCGCTCTTTTCTTCGCCAACATTTCGTTTGTATAAGTCAATTGCAGTTGTACTTGCCAATGCATTTAATTCTGATGCGGTAGAAGACATTGCGGCAGATAAAATTACGGCTAATAAAAGTCCGATTAATCCTCTTGGTAAATTGTTGATTATAAAATGAATAAACACATAATCCTTATCGTTAGACTCTATTTTCTTGATTGATTTTTCATTCACCTTTTCAATAATTTCTTTGGCTGAAGCTTTTAACGCTAAATCTCTTTCGTTTAATAATTGAATTTTCTCTTTTTCTTCCACCTGAAAACCATCTAAAAATATGGCTCTTTTATCATTTTCAATTTCAATATGTTCCGCTTCTAACTGTTGATATTCAGCAACATATTCAGATCTTAAAACCTCTTCATTTGCGCCAGGATTAAAGTTTAAAGGCGATGCGTTAAATTGATAAAAAACAAAAACCATAACACCAATTAACAAGATAAAAAACTGCATTGGCACTTTTAACAATCCGTTAAAAATCAAACCTAATTGGCTTTCTCTAACCGATTTACCAGATAAATAACGCTGAACCTGACTTTGGTCTGTACCAAAATAGGATAACATCAAAAACGTTCCTCCTAAAATACCTGTCCAAACGGTGTATCTATTACTTAAATCGAAAGAAAAATCTAAGACTTCCATTTTATTACTCGCGCCCGCAATTTCAAGTGCTTTTGTAAATGTAATATTTGCTGGAAGCTGACTCATAATCATAAAAAATGCAATTAACATTCCAACAAAAATGATAATCATTTGTTGTTTTTGCGTTACGTTTACCGCCTTTGTTCCTCCAGAAACCGTGTAAATAATTACTAAGAACCCAATTACAATGTTTAGCAATAGTAAATCCCATCCTAAAACTGCCGACAAGATAATTGCAGGTGCAAAAATGGTAATTCCGGCTGCCAAACCACGCTGAATTAAAAATAAAATTGCGGCTAAACTTCTTGTTTTTAAATCGAATCTTCCTTCCAAAAACTCATAAGCTGTATAGACTTTTAATTTGTGATAAATAGGGATAAAAACCAAGCAAATAATAACCATTGCAATTGGCAATCCAAAGTAGAATTGCACAAAACCCATTCCGCTATGAAACGCTTGCCCTGGCGTAGATAAAAACGTTATTGCACTCGCTTGCGTTGCCATAACTGACAATCCAATTGTCCACCATTTAGAGTCGTTTCCTCCTTTAATATAGTCAGTTACGTTCTTATTTTTTCGAGTTACGTAGGTTCCGTAAGCAACTATAAAA of the Tenacibaculum todarodis genome contains:
- a CDS encoding serine hydrolase gives rise to the protein MEKHLLLIISILTILSCKTAEKSSQEVIDPVEYSMDTNADFLSEYPEINAISIGIFKDGKKLTKYYGEIDKGKNNKPNDNSLFEIASVTKTFTGFLTAQAVLEGKLNLEDDIRKYLNGSYPNLEYQSQPIKIKNLLTHSAGFTRDFSSTLQKFFLDDISESDEKELRTYNKEKLLEDLNNFELNTTPNTTYNYSPIVGPEILAILLENVYQKPYSTLLNEFILKKIGMENTAIHLDENAKKHIVNGYTDKGKLVKPAIEILNGAGGGIKSTIPDLLKYIEYLLESKNPVIKEMKKPLFYDKEDDEDYGYFWRLNDKDILHNGGTGGSANWVIILPESNCGFTVHINSNGDTSGDLINAIAFNIYRDMASYPEKNMHQPVRKAILENTKNGILYYKNLKKNNPSNYNFHDKNVLNNIGYDLLGENRITDAIQVFQLLVTEFPNSANAYDSLGEGYYKNKQYNLSLINYKKSLELNPKSTNPVKMIEKINEILNEE
- a CDS encoding dihydroorotase, with protein sequence MKNNILSTVLAFFITLFMFSQSSESDFNSGDIFIIGSVKFNNYKHINFPKDNFIIKKGGLANYKNIKGEKVIITSIKQDNKGKRVAIIKLVNSRKFFNSHRYITVDIEEAIENRELLPFDN
- a CDS encoding sodium:solute symporter, translated to MEVASKLHAIDWIILSATLIFIVAYGTYVTRKNKNVTDYIKGGNDSKWWTIGLSVMATQASAITFLSTPGQAFHSGMGFVQFYFGLPIAMVIICLVFIPIYHKLKVYTAYEFLEGRFDLKTRSLAAILFLIQRGLAAGITIFAPAIILSAVLGWDLLLLNIVIGFLVIIYTVSGGTKAVNVTQKQQMIIIFVGMLIAFFMIMSQLPANITFTKALEIAGASNKMEVLDFSFDLSNRYTVWTGILGGTFLMLSYFGTDQSQVQRYLSGKSVRESQLGLIFNGLLKVPMQFFILLIGVMVFVFYQFNASPLNFNPGANEEVLRSEYVAEYQQLEAEHIEIENDKRAIFLDGFQVEEKEKIQLLNERDLALKASAKEIIEKVNEKSIKKIESNDKDYVFIHFIINNLPRGLIGLLLAVILSAAMSSTASELNALASTTAIDLYKRNVGEEKSDEHYVKASKWFTLLWGLIAISVACVANLFDNLIQLVNIIGSIFYGNVLGIFLLAFFIKFVKGNAVFIAALITQALIVWVFLLDWLPYLWLNALGCGLVMFIAIILQVFMGKKKDVFEEVS